One Sparus aurata chromosome 23, fSpaAur1.1, whole genome shotgun sequence genomic window, GCACAGAGCCACCCAGCCTGGCGTCAGCACTTTGGGGAGAAGCTGGGAAAGTGCTGAGGCGGCAGCCACGTGGGGAGATGAGGTGAAGTGGTGAAAAATTTAACCAGCCTGATGAAAGTTTAAGTGTGCATGTtaaacaggagagagagggaggtaaAGTGTGAAAGGCGAAAGGATGGCAGGAGGTGACGGGGGGGAAAGGACAGGTTAGGAAGCTTTTCTCATTGTTTCCCCTGCATGACTCAAACAACTGTCTGCTGCTCGAACTCCAATATGACTCTAATATAACCTGACAATTAAGGGTGTAAcgcagcttctttttttttttttttttttccgaccCTGGTTCGACCTCAAAAGTAACATCATATCCCTCATccagttttccagtttttgcttCTTGATAATTAGCTGCAAGGAcgctgttttcttttcaaggACGCGGGCTACATCCCTCTGCACTGCGGCCTGGCTCATATACATGCCAGAGCCCCGTAGCACTTTTTGTTGACTGCCATTCACATGATGCCACATAAAGCAGCCCGTTAGCTCTGTGGTCTGCGGAGAAGAgtgcggagagagagagagagagagagagggagggagagtcaAGCGGTGTGATTACATAAGGTTGGGTAACAGGCTCACTGTGGGGATACACTCTCACTAGACGGTGTTGATGGAGTCTTTCACAGGCCTGATGGGGTGTTGATTAGGATGTGCTCACACACAAGGAGCAGATGCTGAAATGGATTCTAATgtgctttcctctctttgtttctcgCTCCCTCTACTTTACATGCTCATCACTTCTTTCATCCCCGCGCTCGCCGCTGCCATTTCCCCCCTCTTTCATTTTGATTCCCCTTTggcttttttctcctctccgcGTGAACACCGAATCACAtcccgtcccccccccccccctccatcgcctccttccctctgtcttttctctctcttttttcgcCGCTGTCCTCTGCTGATTTCCAGGTGCGGTACGAGCCTCCAGCATCTTCCCCATCCTCAGTGTCATCCTGCTTTTCATGGGAGGCCTGTGTATAGCTGCCAGTGAGTTCTACAAGTCACGCCACAACATCATTCTCAGCGCAGGGATCTTCTTTGTGTCTGCAGGTGAGTTTTTATCGAGCGGTGACATATCACAGTCGCTGAACTCCGTTATtgcctcctgcagctgcttctcTGGTTCATGAATAAAAGGCTTACAAAATCACCACCAAAATATATTAAGCTTATATGTTACATATTCATTCCTTGGCTTTCAAGGAATTTTTGCTATTTTCACAAGAGTCAAGGTCACGGATGCTTATCTGGATGTCTATAGAATCCTAGTAATAACAGTTGAAATTTAATTCATACATGTCTGGTAAATACTCAGCCCAGCTGTTAGCTGTCCTAAAGTAACTAAGGTTGAGCTAGTACTCGGCTGAAAAGTATCCGATACAGATAATGTACCAGTATCATACTGGTAATGTGTCCATGTCCATGCTCGTGGTGAGGAAAAGTCTGATTTTGGATAGCTGACCGAAGTTTATAAATATCTTTCTCCTGCgatcaaaaaaagaaattgttcCGAAGCTCAACTCTGAGGCTCTTCTGTAAACACTTTTctaatagataataaatatagCAACTTCTGTTCAACTTATATCATTTTGAGGCGTAAATTAACACATCCTGACTCCCCAcacctcactcactcactcactgtatAAACCGGATACGAATACAGATGATTTGGCAAATTCAATTTCAACTatcccttttttctttattaacatTATACCACCGCATCGAATTAAAAAGGCCATGTGGTCTGCGCTGGTCTCTTGCTCTTGCAGCCACAAGTCTCTCTTCTTTTATTCTACCGTCTTCTGTCCTCCTTTCTCTTGATCCTGTTGCTGGGCTAAAAGCCACCCATTGGGACTCGTCTCTAAAAATATGGTGTCCCTGACACACTTTTCCTGTGATCCATCTTCCCAGATACAGCATGTCAAACATTTCTCCGTGTGTGACTAAACTAACAATGTGGAGATGTATGATGGGCTCTAATGCGGCACACAGCTCCATGTTATACTCTGTCTCGAGTGATCTGCGTCAAGACCTGAAGCAGCCTTGTTTCTTGCTGCAAGGGGCAGAGATTGGGAGTGTGCGATCAGTCATGTTGGATGGAGAGTCAGACAGGATTAGCACACTGTGTACAGTGCATGAATCAGCGCTCTAAACATATTGAGTATGATACCGCATGTTAAGTAAAGCATACACCAAGTATAACTCGGTCTATGAGCTCATCCTGACTGATACTTTCtatcttcttttcttcttgtctttgtccttttcccCGTGAACCCCACTCCTCAACTGATGCGTGGCACCCGTCCTCCAGGCCTGAGTAACATCATCGGGATCATCGTGTACATATCAGCCAACGCGGGGGACCCTTCAAAAAGCGACTCGAAGAAGAACAGCTACTCATACGGCTGGTCCTTCTACTTCGGCGCCCTCTCCTTCATCATGGCTGAGATGGTGGGCGTCTTAGCAGTGCACATGTTCATCGACCGCCATCGACAGCTGCGAATAGGGGCGCGCGCGGCCGACTACCTCCAAGGCTCGGCCATAACGCGGATCCCCAGCTACCGCTACCGCTACAGGCGTCGCTCGCGCTCCTCCTCCCGCTCCACAGACCCATCACATTCCCGCGACACCTCGCCGGTGGGCCTCAAGGGCTTCAGCGCGCTGCCATCCACGGAGATCTCCATGTACACGCTGCCCCGGGACACGCTCAAGTCCTCCGGCACGCCCACCGCCACCTACAACTCTGAGAGGGACCACAACTTCCTGCAAGTCCACAACTGCATCCAGAAGGACCTGAAAGACTCGAGCCACACCAACACAGCGAACCGCCGCACCACGCCGGTATGAGGGAGTCGACACAAGCCAGGCCGGCCCGGCGGAGACCAGGAGACACGGGAACCCCTGTGGGTGCAGTACGCCCCGGGAGACGATGGATTTCAATGTTTATAGacatttgttctttttgttcagCTGCATGACTTTTCCATTACCATTGTTGAGAGAGTTTCAACAAGTCTGCTGTGTTCCTGGATTTGAATGGCAGAGCAGCGAGAGTGGGCCAGGTTGTACCGAGAAAGGGAGTTCTGTCATCTTGTGGGCAGGAGTTTGTTTGTGAGGTTCGGGACACTGAAAAGGGGATGGTGGGAGGGCCGGGGCGTTTTATGAGACAAAGATTTCATGATTTCATAGCCCTTTGGTTTGACAGTTTTGCCCCACATGTTTGGTTGGAGCAACAGGTCAAGCTCCCCCTTCAAGCCAGCCCGCCGCTCAGACATACACCTCTTTTATTTATTGActcatttgttcattttttgcattaaaactGTGAATTGTTACAGTTTGGGATTCAGTAAGAATTAGCCCAATCTGTAATCTCTAACAAAGGtactatatatatgtattacttttataaataaattattacGTTAATAATCAAGAGTTACAGACTTTACcgaagcaaaaaagaaaaaaaaacaagttaactAAACCAAGTGCTGTTGGTAAGACGAGAAAAGACTCTTTTAGTATCTGTTCATTCGAAGGTCGAGAACACGAGAAGGTCTTTTAGGCAGACGCAGACAGACAACAGTAGAATAATATCTATTCTTTTAACAGAACCTTCTCGTCTTTTTCTCAGTCCCTGTtcgctttcttttttttggtggggGTCGTAACGGGAGAGTTTGAACCCCCCTGACCAGAAAAGAGCCAACAACACAAGGGGGTCAAAGTTCACAAAAGCAAAGACTCCAAACACGACTTcttacaaaataacaaaaaggaaggagcagaggggaaggaaaagaagaggacgccaaacacaaaaataaaaacaaaaagttaaatatgAAATAGTACAAGAGAAGCTAAGTGACTCACAATTTCAGGAATTAAATGCATGCTATAAAAATTACAGCAAATCTGCTCTTGAGAAACTTAAGTTTTAAAGGTTAATAATtataaggggaaaaaaaaaagcaaagacgCTAAAAAGTTTAAAGTattaatgttttcatgtgtatttttcttatgttttttctttctttttttttatttagttcattTTATCTTATTGCTTTTGtgagacaaaccaaacaatctACATTGAacaaaaaactgcttttttaaaaatgggttTGGTTGATTtctttataaatatataaatatatgtatgtatgtattttatttttaaaactcaCACAGCCttagtcatttctttttttttttttttttttttgatttttaatgcGTTGTTcaaattgaaaaatgaaatctTAAAAGGTGCCAAAACCGAATGATCCTATACTTGGATGCATCAAGTCCTGATGAATAAAATACGAACCCTAGGGGGAACAAATCGCCATGTTTCACTGCGTGTCTCTAACACACCTTCCCCTTATAACACCTTGTTTGTGAGTTTGTCAGCACTAACACTTGTCTGTCTGTCGCATCATCGTGTCTGTTGAGCTGTTTCCTTTTTATGGATGGCTGTAGAACAGAGGAGTCAATCACAGCTCTTTTTGGCTTCTGGTCCTTTTTAAAATGAAGCATCTCGGGTTATtcaatcaaataagttacttagttttagttttttagtctcaggttgttttcatttgagctttcagtcattttggttttgttcttgttttgttctgaatgtttttttctttcaactgtTATCGCACGACAAGTTTTCTCGCTACCATGATGACGTCCGCAACAACTTGCTCTGTTTACTGATGACGAACCAACGAGATGCGACCAACGGCTCTGGACAAACTAGTAAGTTGACGTCGAGTGAAGAGTGTGATTACTTTTCACCCTCGAAACGTAGCTGTGTCcaatcaaacattttcattctcACTCCTCTCATCATCTTGTGACCCCACAGACTGACCCTGGGGACAAAGGACATATGGGATTGTGTATATGGATACTTATATTTAAGTCTCAGTGCCACTGTGGGCCAATACATTCACCCAAAAAATACAAAGTCAATCTATATCTGCTCCCCACCAGGCCGATCGAATGTCGGGTGAAGATTCGTAGTCCAGAATTCAGATGATTCACACATGAATTGAGATTGTGGAAATGTTTGCAACTGTTTAGAATAAGGCTTACATTAAGATAGGGTGTGTGTTGGAGTTGTGGAGCTTAAGGTGCCGCTCTACTCCACAAAAGTGCTTGTCAGATAGCTGAATGACTGGAGATCTTCCAGAGGGGTTCCTTTCAGACAGCAGACACTTGTGGGGGCTGTTAGTTATGATTTCTGCGACTTTCCGAAACCAGAAATCCAACACTGTCACCCGCTTCACAAAGCGACTGGTTGGGTGTGCGGAGGTATTAAAGTAAGAAGGGTTTCGACTTCGTTCTCAAGCTCTCTTCAGCGTTTGCACAAatatttctgtcacttttttttatgcGTACATGACTACAACACTCTGAATGCCACCCAGGAGAGGTTGAAACTGTGGGTTGGTATCCCCATTATTTAATGGTTCAGTGCATCTCAACCGTCTGTGTCACAGCCGGCTTTTAATCCTGTCAAAGCAGCTCAAAGCAGGTTTTGCCTTTCGGAGTGGTTGGCCAACATGTCATACGAACTTGTTCTTTTTGAGAATACAGGGTATGCATGAGTATAACTAGTGTGTACAAGGTGTGTGGTCGTGTAAACGTCTTGATATGTGTTACGAAGGTGGTGCCAAACACCAGCCAGGTATTCACGGTGTTGCACTCAGTTGTAGTTGTGTGAAGTATGAGATACAATTTCAAATCTTGCCCAGTGCCTACTTTCTCACCTCCAGCCATTTGCTATGTAAAGTTGCCTCGCCGGTCGGATTGTAACTTTTGGGATCGTTTGTCAGACACGATCTCTCGAATTCCAATGTCAGATAAAGGGTGTCACGGAAGAGGGATTCAGATACTATGGAAGGATTTCACAATCACTTTGAAGCAAATCCATGCCATATCCAAAGCATTATATTACTAAGTGTGTTTTCTATCTCAGCGAGAACCGATTAAACAAAGACACGTAATGAAGATATACTTTCAGAAACAGGCTCGACAATGGCCCTATTTTTTTCCCGACACTGAATAATATCACCACAGAATATTGGCACCAGCCTTCATACATCAGCCTTTATACagccataaaaaataaaagctgagtTGTCAGACATAAAACCCTGTGTGCTCTGCTAAAACCACAGCCTCTGCCTGCCGTTGTAAAATTGTGATAACACGCTGTAATCGACAACTGGGAGTCACAGTCCAAAGATATCAGAAACTGGCCCTCAAATGCCCGACAAACTCCAATGTcgacatcagtgtgtgtgcgtgtaagtGGATTAATAGAGTCAGAAAACTCTCCCTGCCAATTATACAAGTATAAGACAGAGCTTGATAAAGTTTAGTAAAAAGTGATACACTACAATGGAAATACTGTATTTAGGATTAAGCCCCATCCAGTGAATGAGCGAAACAGATGCTAACATGCCAAAAAGCTAACAACATGCTACGAGtctaacatgctaacaacagGCTAACATGCCTACAAGTGGTCCAACAAGGTACACATGCTAAcaacaggctaacatgctaaaatgCTGAAATGCTAACAACAGGCTTAAAGGCCTACAAGTAGTCCAACAAAGGAatacatgctaacatgctcacctACTAACAACAGGCTAACAGGCCTACAAGTCATCCAAGAAGGTACACATGCTAACTAGGCTGAAGGGCTAGCATGCTGACAAGCAATATGGGTGGGTTAACATAAGAGTGGTCTTGTTGGTGACCAGCATaggttgtgttttggtgctggacGATGCTGGTTTTTCAGGGAGTACATTGCTGTAATATAACTATGTAACTGCAGATTCCTGTTACAGGATGTAATTTTACATCACAATACtatttttcacagtaaaatggTTGTGGGTTACTATGGAAACACAATATGTTACTAGGTCTTTCATTACTGTAAAACAATCACAGTATACTGTGAATTCACTGCAATTATCAGCTAgtgatttactgtaaaatcACAGTCATAATTTTAATAATGCAGATActtcatgatttatttttacagGGCAGTTTTGTCTCTTGCTGCGCAGATCTTTTATTCACCAGTGGGACTCAGTGATGGCATCTTTCTAGGACATTCctgagaaagaaacacaggtTCGCAATAACACCGCCAGGTTTATTCTACCCGCAGTTTCCGTGTAAAGAGAACAACACCTTTCTACGCTGCCACCTTAAAAGCATTGCTTCCAGGGCCGAACATGCTGCTGTGagtggtgtgtctgtgtgagaaagACGTGCTCACATATTCTGTCAAAACAGATATACAAAGTACATCTATTTGTGAGACAAAAGGGGGTTCGGTTTCAGGACCGTGCTGTGTTTTATGTATGAAAGAGAGTGCAGAGAGTGGGCCTTCCTAGAAAaaaggctaaataaataaaataaaatacagttcCCTTCAACAGTATGTGCATCCCCAAGTTCAGAGGCCAGCAGATTCATTAAATAAGGAAAAAGTTTCTGTTAGAAAAAGTGCTGAGATCCTGATTTGCCATTATCTGTCAGCTCACCGACACATGCCGCTCTCCATAAATTTGAGGTGAAAATATGTCAACGTAGCAGTCTCAATGAATAGGGCTCTTATTTATGTATAGCCATCTTTATTCAGAATTCATAAGCAGAAGTCATTTTACAAGCCCGGATTACATTAAAGAGAAAGAGTGTGAGGAGGTTTTGAGATACCGGCTCTCTCATAAAGCAGCACCTGGCTTCCGTGTCTGTATGTCAcgtttttaatatgttttaggAGTGAATAAGTCAGTTTCTTCTGTCGCTCCCCAttgtctctgtcctctcagaTACCCATACAAGACAGTGAATTGCAGGTTATGAGGGAGGCAGGTTTTTAAATCCTTCAGCTATTCCAGTGTGGCAAGGCAAACTGGCAGATTACAATTAAAACAGTGGCAGATTTAATACTTTTTTGCAGTTATTTGATCTCATAATTAAACAAGAGCAGGCGTATCATTCCCCCATGATGCCCATAGATTTCTGTCAACTGCAGTAACAGCTGTCACAAGCGGAATTTATCAGCTCGCGTGAGCTAAAgctaacttaaaaaaaaaaaaacatgaacgtTGGTTGAAAAAAATTTTCTGGTCTGACTTTATAATGTTTCCAGCTGATTCATATTAGATACCTGTAAAATGTCCTTAGATATGCGAAAGCAAGCTTCTCATTCCTAGAAAATGAccctcagtttttgttttttttttcggcgGAATTATCTAGCAAGCTAGCAAGCGTAAGCAAAAGCTAATGTTAAAAACCCGTGAGTGGGTTGAAATATTTCAGCCTGACTTTATACATAATGTTTCAAGTGGATTCATTTCACTGTAAACAGGTTTTAAATATGCGTTCAGTGGCTACATGTACGTGCTAAAAGGTTCAGGCTAAAGCTACTGTAGGCTTCATGTACTAGTCCTGACTTAGTATCTTTACCAACCATAGCGGACAGGCAGCAGCATTGTCGGGTATTGCAGGGAGGtattagcatgataaagtatcaaataaaatgaaaaatgtttttgctccTACATGACCTTTTGGATGCTAACGTATCGCTATCTATCTCATGTTTGGCTGAGTTGATGCAGTGTTAATCCTCCAAAAGAGCCGGAGCTGCTTCCATTTCTCTAGTCTCGCATAACCACACCTGTTTTACAACCATTATCCTTAAAAAGACTAAAACCCTGCACAAGAAAAGGTAAGAGCTGCTAGCTTGAGAGGGCTGCTATTGCTAAATTGGACTATAACTCTTGAAAGGACGAGGTTAAGCAACCTTGGGTcatgtaaaaaacacattatttttgctGGGATCCCCATTGAAGTGAGAGTGACAATTGTGAAatggaggaaaacaacaaaaaatatatctgaTCAAATGGAACAATCACTCTTCTAGGAAGGTACAAGGTGGCATTAATCTGTTCTGTTCCGTCCAGCTCTCGACAGGTTGATTCACTGTGCAGGTGTGGGATGAAGAAGCCaactctcctcttcctcctcctcctcctcctcttcctcttcctctggctGCCCGCAGAGGGAGGTGGAATCCAGAGGAAGCGAGGCGTGCCCTTGAAGAGTCAAacctgttcttttttatttttttttttatggcaggCTAACAGAGTTGGACACTGCACCGTGATGTCAGGGAGGGTCATGGCGAGCGCTCCAGTGCTAATACTAATGATATTAGCACTGTAGGTCTCTGAACTAATGATGGCTCCACCCACAGTTGCACTATACAGCCAGAGCATGGCCCCATAACGCTCAGAGGCCAGATTTACATGCTCTGTTTGCTGGAGGGCACAAAGTGTCATTCATTGGAAATAGGACAAGAGGAAATAAAGAGGACAGGGAGAAGTCTCTCTTTCTTGCCTTCTattgtgtgttatgtgtgtccCTCACTAATTGCCTTTCCTTGAATTCTTGGCCTTGAAGGTCCTTGGCATTTCAGAATATAAATTCAAATATGTTCCTTTCAGGGATAAATCCATAGGTTTGGCAGGGATTTCTATCTTTTTATGATAAAGCTGTACTCACCTACTGTTACATAATTGCTGCTGAGATGTGGGAACACAgtgacaaagcaaaaaaaagtgtGATAGGTGCTGAAGATCGAATGTCTTTTAAAACTACAATACCTGATTTTTTTTGGCCAATCAGcagaaacaaactgtaaacacaacCCTGACATTTGCTTAACATTTAGGTTAATATGAAGTCAAGTTTGTACATTAAAGTACAAACGTCTCACTCTTttggctctgtttttggtctccacctcCAGAAATACCTAGCTCTTTAGCTGCTTAGCGTATGGATATACATCTACTATCTTATCAAATATAATACCGAAGTTGAATTTGTTTTGCTATCCTTGCTTTTCATTGGGATAAAAGCATCTCAATCCATCATTATGCAGTACGTGAGCTCCGTAGGACTTCTGTCCAGGCGTGGTTCAGCAAAAATTAGGAGAATTTGAGTTCAAAGGGGCTCCATGCAAGAATTTGCAACAATTTATATGCATGAATCACTTTTATTATTGTCCGTATGTGAGTGGATTGTAACGTtgtaagttgtttaatgctgctggatttctttgtgaaggattCGGGTCGGATTTTCGGTATGTGACTTTATGCAAGTTCCCAAgggcctctctctgctccactaACAGGGAGCAACAGTGGCTAACATTAGTTTAGCAATGGCATCCGCTAACGTGAACCAACGACCGGTTTCAAGCACAACACGGACGTTTGCAGATCCCCTTTAAATCTCTGTGTGCATGACATTAAAAGTCACTGAGAAGTTCTTAAATTTGATCTTCTCGTGAGTGGAGGAGCCCCAAGATCTGCAGCCTTCTTCACCAGGTCCTCTTTTGTATTTGACCCCCTGTTTTCCTCCCCTGACTcaagtctttctctctctccctctctccttttcttgCTCTTGCTGTGTTGATAAGAGTGTCTCCGCAGTGCTGTGTGATCAGAGAAGGGGTGGATGTTGGGGTGGGGTCGGTGTCAGGGGTTTGAGGCGAATAGGCCTCAGGAGCACACACAGTCTCCTCCTGGCTGGGGGAGTATTGAGAGCAAACGCCCTCTCTGGCCCGAGCCTGGCCTTGTGTCTCTGGCAGCCCTCGAGTTTACATAACCTCACATCAAACTGACTGATGACCTTTCTCTGACTTTACTGGACAACGTTCTGGGACGGAAGCAGGCAAAACCCATGGGAGCTGCGTAGGCCTGTCACCTGAAGCCTCCGAAAAGCTACCTGCCAACTTTAAGTCACTGAGAAGAAGAGGCTGCAGAGTTCAACGATCCCTCTCTGTGTATCACAACAAAATGCGacctgaaatgtgtgtgtggattatttatttcttttgtctgaggaatgtttgtctttttcctgtGCGTGCAAATAAGGAAAATGCATGTGCAAGCCTCCGTGTCTgcgtatctgtgtgtgtgtgtgtgatgcggCCTGTTGTTTGTGCTGACCAGAAAACAGTTGCTGACTGCGCTCACCCCGGGTTATTTTTGGGTCATGCAGAGTTGAGTGGCAACAGAAGAGCTATAAGCACGGTCAAccaactgaaaaagaaaaaaaagagaaaaaaaaaaatcattggaGCAAACATAGTCTGAAATGACACATTCACATCACCCCCCGCTCCTGATGCAAACAGTCTGAAGCGTCACCGTTTCCTGAATGAAAAATATATGGACCAAAGAGTCTgagctgtgtcactgctgtttTACAAATCATCTGGAGCTTTTAAATCCAGCTCTGAATAGAGGgcagtttttatttcaaaaaggggagagagagagagagagagagagagagagagagagaaagaagaggaaccAAAGCAGGATGCAGCACACAAAGTGCTCTGGGATGCGTGAAGCAAAAGGGAGCGCCGCGCTCTGCCCTCTGGTGGCGTGATGGGAGACACCGTGCAGGGTTTGCCTCCGTCAGCTCAGGGAACGCTGTGTCCACGGACGGCCCTGGAATACTGATGCCACAGTGCAGGGGTGCAGGAGCTGCAGTCTGCCAGGCCCAGGAGGAACAATCAGGCCCCTCAGATCCACTGTCCTTTAAACAGGCTACAGAGGACTACTGTGATCAAATGTGGCTTTAGTCAGCATCACATATGACAGGGCTGGGATTCCTTTTTGCATTTGAATCTAGCTCAAAAGCCCAAATGAAGCTTTTGAAGAAGGCATTTTTAGCGAGTGAATGATTTCCGCCTGTTTAAAGCCATGATTTGTGGCCTCTTCCTCGGTTCCACTATGAAAAGCGTGGCATGTAATTATGATCAGCAATAAAAGCTGTAAAACGTATCGTTACAAGACAGGATTTCATctgtgtaatgtaaaaaaagaaaaggtacaGGCTGAATGAAGCATCATTCCCAGCTCGTCTACCCTGCAGCGACCTGTGGTGCATTTGATTCCCCCTtgtacaaaaaataaagactgcCATGTGTCTCCAAATAAGGATTGTTTGAAatttccaagaaaaaaaaaatccaggcTGAAATCTCGaaattgcttgttttttatACTCAGTTTACGTCGATATAAGACAAAGAATTTAGGAGCTGTAGCCTTCAATTGTTTGGTATTTTTGCCTGATAGATTAAAGGATGAGATTAACAAATGAAGTGGATGAggatttgttttcaaatgagaATGGGTGTTACGAGTTCCCGGTCCAGGCAGAATAACAGATCCTAACAGTAGTCAAGGAGTCAAATAGTCAGTGGCCAAGCCTTCCGCCTCCGTCCTGTGTAATAATGGTCCTGAGTGTGTGGTCGTCCCCTCCGACAGTCTGTCCGCCTGTCAGACGCTGCTCTGCACCAACACCCAGTCTCTTCCCTCACTCTGCAGGACGGCCCGCCGCTGACTCCTTGCCAGCCGGCTGAGGCCGATGCCAGGACACACACCGACGCACAGATGCACACGCCTACTTACATGTACGAGCAActgcacacactctcacacactcacataaatCAAATGCTTGGCCCTCCTCTCTGCCGTCCCAGCATGCACTCTGGTTACCTGGCTGCTGTCCCGCAAGCATAAGGACACGGTTTTTTTTCAGTAGCTTCCAGATCATTTGAGCCATTGACTCAATCAATGCCACAACGTCTTCTGATACtagttgaatgagacacacctgttttttttttttggggggggggggggggggggggggtttggaTTGTGGTGgaattttctatttttcattaacattttaaagaaaaatctcacattttcatgaaaacagatttcacCTTGGATCCATCCCATTCACTTTGTATGGGgacacgtgtttttttttcttcaatagCCTCCACGTCATCTAcatgaaaaaaatccaaaaatgtCCTCTGGTACTCGTTTTATCGTTTttataaaaattaaattaaaacatcaGTCACTTCAGTTGTTTGCCTCTAACTTAACCCTCACCTAACCTCGGGACTGGACTGGAGGTTCcgctgcaggacacacacacacacacacacacacacacacaaagaaattaCATCTCATTAAGTAGAGACACAGTACTGGCTTCATTTATACCTGGCTTTGAGGAGAGCTCATGTGAGATGATGGAGGACTAAACTAATAAGGGCAGGGCCAGGGGGGATGCCAGGGATGGGACTGCTCCCCCTGCAACCCAGTTCACCACCTCTACCAGAGTCAGAAAGGGATCTTTGGCTTGTTAGTATCAAGGATGGATTACTGAGCCAGCCTACTGGGTGCAGGCTAAATCTTTAACTATTAACATCTCTTGGTGGAAAGTTAATCAGGCGGCAGCAAagagaagcaaaacaaaatatgaaattaaGACAAAAGCAAAACTGAGTGacgcaaaataaaacaaaatgacacaatTAACAATAAGTGATGCAAGAACGACGAAGAAGAGACACTAAACGATCACAAAGTCAcgcaaaataaacacaaaatgaccCAGAAAACCCACAAATGACTTGAAACAACCCCAAATTGACTCAGGACTACTAAAAACGTGaggcaaaataaacacaaaatgactcaaaatgactgcaaagtatttaaaaatcaaccac contains:
- the cacng2a gene encoding calcium channel, voltage-dependent, gamma subunit 2a is translated as MECGNMGLFDRGVQMLLTTVGAFAAFSLMTIAVGTDYWLYSRGVCRSKSMSENETSKKNEEVMTHSGLWRTCCLEGNLKGMCKQIDHFPEETDYEADPSEYFLRAVRASSIFPILSVILLFMGGLCIAASEFYKSRHNIILSAGIFFVSAGLSNIIGIIVYISANAGDPSKSDSKKNSYSYGWSFYFGALSFIMAEMVGVLAVHMFIDRHRQLRIGARAADYLQGSAITRIPSYRYRYRRRSRSSSRSTDPSHSRDTSPVGLKGFSALPSTEISMYTLPRDTLKSSGTPTATYNSERDHNFLQVHNCIQKDLKDSSHTNTANRRTTPV